The Triticum dicoccoides isolate Atlit2015 ecotype Zavitan chromosome 6A, WEW_v2.0, whole genome shotgun sequence genome has a window encoding:
- the LOC119318239 gene encoding cyclin-C1-1, with translation MAANFWTSSHSKQLLDPEDVDVVPAQDRERGVTPVEFRLVKIHMSFHIWRLAQQVKVRQRVIATAITYFRRVYTRKSMTEYDPRLVAPACLYLASKVEESTVQARLLVFYIKKMCGSDDKYRFEIKDILEMEMKLLEALDYYLVVYHPYRPLLQLLQDAGITDLTQFAWGLVNDTYKMDLILIYPPYMIALACIYIASVLKDKDTTSWFEELRVDMNIVKNISMEILDFYDTYKIDPQRGLQEDKIIPVMNKLPSKA, from the exons ATGGCGGCCAACTTCTGGACGTCGTCGCACAG CAAGCAGCTGCTGGACCCGGAGGATGTGGACGTGGTGCCGGCGCAAGACCGGGAGCGGGGCGTCACGCCCGTGGAGTTCCGCCTCGTCAAGATCCACATGTCCTTCC ATATATGGCGGTTGGCCCAGCAGGTCAAAGTTAGACAAAG AGTCATAGCTACTGCAATCACATACTTCAGGCGTGTCTACACAAG AAAGAGCATGACAGAGTATGATCCTCGTTTGGTAGCACCAGCTTGTTTGTATTTGGCATCAAAGGTAGAGGAAAGCACAGTGCAAGCAAGGCTTCTTGTATTTTACATCAAGAAGATGTGTG GTTCTGATGACAAGTACCGATTTGAAATCAAAGATATCCTTGAAATGGAAATGAAGCTCCTGGAAGCACTCGACTATTATTTGGTTGTTTACCATCCATACCGCCCTCTTCTACA GTTATTGCAGGATGCTGGCATAACAGATCTGACACAATTTGCCTG GGGCCTTGTCAATGATACTTACAAGATGGATCTCATTCTCATATATCCTCCTTATATGATTGCATTGGCCTGCATATACATTGCAAGCGTTCTTAAAGATAAGGACACAACCTCGTGGTTTGAAGAACTCCGCGTTGACATGAACATT GTTAAGAATATCTCAATGGAAATCTTGGACTTTTACGACACCTACAAGATTGATCCTCAAAGGGGCCTCCAGGAGGACAAGATCATCCCTGTGATGAACAAGTTGCCATCAAAGGCCTGA
- the LOC119318240 gene encoding E3 ubiquitin-protein ligase complex slx8-rfp subunit slx8-like — protein sequence MSNTSGARRAARRQSLDGSADKVVVDLDASSPVAGNHHGLSVFPGARTSPIDVEALDDEVQALSPSQVPPPGVNRRTRGQPVTQFSLDEDAVLEENWRIIRQCATPFYLDEDAAMEENRRTRNQFLTPLYLDEDAALEDNAAMPSHNTWNKRQRVAPLICLSPEREEGSSLQSNNAVQISQEPAKVVVPKEPNFTCPVCLNKLVEPSTTKCGHIFCAECIKQAIQFQKKCPTCRKALRKNNFHRIYLPNSDG from the exons ATGAGTAATACCAGCGGCGCACGGCGTGCCGCGAGGAGGcaatcgctggatggatctgctgatAAAGTTGTTGTGGACTTGGATGCAAGCTCGCCGGTGGCGGGGAACCATCATGGGCTCTCGGTCTTCCCTGGTGCACGCACATCGCCTATTGATGTGGAAGCTCTCGATGATGAAGTGCAGGCCCTATCGCCTTCACAAGTGCCTCCCCCG GGGGTGAACCGGAGAACTAGAGGGCAACCTGTGACACAATTTTCTCTGGATGAAGATGCTGTCCTGGAAG AGAATTGGAGAATTATAAGGCAATGTGCGACACCATTTTATCTTGATGAAGATGCTGCCATGGAAG AGAATCGGAGAACTAGAAATCAATTTTTGACACCACTTTATCTGGATGAAGATGCTGCCCTGGAAG ATAATGCAGCTATGCCTTCTCATAACACGTGGAACAAACGCCAAAGGGTTGCGCCTTTGATATGTCTCTCCCCagaaagggaagaagggtccaGCCTGCAG TCGAACAATGCGGTGCAAATTAGCCAAGAGCCTGCTAAGGTGGTGGTTCCAAAGGAACCGAATTTCACTTGCCCGGTGTGCCTTAACAAGCTGGTGGAGCCTTCGACAACAAAATGTGGCCATATCTTCTGCGCAGAGTGCATCAAGCAAGCCATCCAGTTTCAGAAGAAATGCCCTACTTGCCGCAAGGCCCTGAGGAAGAACAACTTCCATCGTATTTACCTTCCGAACTCAGATGGTTAA